Proteins co-encoded in one Thamnophis elegans isolate rThaEle1 chromosome 1, rThaEle1.pri, whole genome shotgun sequence genomic window:
- the PMFBP1 gene encoding polyamine-modulated factor 1-binding protein 1 isoform X6: protein MMGFYLCIQSPSKAALPEQWWGVRVAVQQLQHEKGDLSWTHGQPQALEMLFQECQALQAQLRQSKALTQEPEREGALQAERHRHPWEQLRQAAASVHMLENSRDLYKKKYRAALGRVGELESQVLRLQEEVVNLWSSGQAEVSLGQLSAREMGWAMQLTGQQEQTIRELQGQLAASHRKLLQQKEALAALRREFASYKSTHSCSNTKHRKQRLSQAMLRQKLQQAEEEGLQQQAEAYQALVQELKLQLAREAEQNSSTLKDLARLELAVQSLCQEPAPEQSRQLQHHTCPAQGLQEQSHPVLGAQKEWEPDKLLQRANCSLFWDQAHPLNAASREASWPGGAPVLQPRRPESPEQPRRAALEMAQDQAVERDLELQRLGDVGCPPEFLLGRGCLAGAELEHERSLPWAEVGQAGRGRAFGLGGVTHCFLLSFLGGASGRERLKALREKLSRSKQPPLQAASMQELEMLRQQLQETERRGRALQASVAEQTAERRSLQEQLTKQTAVLGLLQGHFRQARLQLKHQATAIESLRVSLEASHAGHRWLHQESELVVADLCQWVKEQKQMNEELGRKLRTQIKQIAQLTGERDLLHQLLERLQEDNRRLKNEVNEKRVVCERIKALHNNDLEPRAALQQLWHILLL from the exons ATGATGGGCTTCTACCTGTGCATTCAG AGTCCAAGCAAGGCTGCCctcccagagcagtggtggggcGTCCGGGTAGCCGTGCAGCAGCTGCAGCACGAGAAGGGTGACCTGAGCTGGACGCACGGACAGCCTCAGGCCCTGGAGATGCTGTTCCAGGAGTGCCAGGCTCTCCAGGCCCAG CTCCGACAGTCTAAGGCATTGACCCAGGAGCCAGAAAGGGAGGGCGCTCTTCAAGCTGAGCGGCACCGGCACCCGTGGGAGCAGTTGAGGCAAGCAGCGGCTTCTGTCCATATGCTGGAAAACAGCCGGGATCTCTATAAGAAGAAGTACCGAGCTGCTCTGGGCCGAGTTGGTGAGCTAGAGAGCCAGGTGCTTCGTCTGCAAGAAGAGGTGGTCAATCTTTGGAGCAGCGGCCAAGCAGAGGTCAGCCTTGGGCAGCTGAGTGCTCGGGAGATGGGCTGGGCTATGCAGCTCACAGGCCAGCAAGAGCAGACCATCCGGGAGCTGCAGGGACAATTGGCAGCCAGCCACAGGAAG TTGCTGCAGCAAAAGGAAGCCCTGGCCGCCCTGCGCCGAGAGTTTGCATCCTACAAGTCGACTCACAGCTGCTCCAACACAAAGCACAGGAAACAGAGGCTCAGCCAGGCGATGCTCCGTCAG AAGCTCCAGCAGGCGGAAGAGGAGGGTTTGCAGCAGCAGGCGGAGGCCTACCAGGCCCTTGTGCAGGAACTGAAGCTGCAGCTGGCAAGGGAGGCCGAGCAGAACAGCAGCACCTTGAAAG ATCTGGCTCGCCTGGAactggctgtgcagagcctgtgcCAGGAGCCAGCGCCAGAGCAGAGTCGGCAGCTGCAGCACCACACCTGCCCAGCGCAGGGCCTGCAGGAACAAAGCCACCCTGTGCTGGGTGCACAGAAGGAATGG GAACCAGACAAGCTCCTTCAAAGGGCTAATTGCAGCCTCTTCTGGGACCAGGCCCATCCCTTGAATGCTGCCTCACGGGAGGCCTCTTGGCCTGGTGGGGCTCCAGTGCTGCAGCCGAGGAGGCCCGAGAGCCCGGAACAGCCCAGGAGGGCGG CACTGGAGATGGCCCAGGACCAGGCGGTGGAGAGGGACCTGGAGCTTCAGCGCCTTGGGGATGTTGGCTGCCCGCCGGAGTTTCTCCTTGGAAGAGGCTGCCTAGCTGGAGCAGAGCTGGAGCACGAAAGGTCTCTTCCCTGGGCTGAAGTAGGCCAGGCTGGGAGGGGACGTGCCTTTGGGCTGGGGGGGGTGACTCACTGCTTTCTTCTTAGCTTCTTGGGAGGAGCCTCTGGCAGAGAACGGCTGAAGGCGCTGAGGGAGAAGCTGAGCAGGTCCAAGCAGCCGCCTTTGCAGGCAGCATCCATGCAGGAGTTGGAGATGCTGCGGCAGCAG TTACAGGAGACCGAGAGGCGAGGGCGGGCCCTGCAGGCCTCCGTGGCGGAGCAGACGGCAGAGCGCCGTTCTCTGCAAGAGCAGCTGACCAAGCAGACGGCTGTGCTGGGGCTGCTGCAGGGACACTTCAGGCAGGCCCGGCTGCAGCTGAAGCACCAGGCAACCGCT ATAGAATCCTTACGAGTCTCCCTGGAGGCATCCCACGCCGGCCATCGCTGGCTGCACCAGGAGAGCGAACTGGTGGTGGCCGATCTTTGCCAGTGGGTGAAGGAGCAAAA GCAGATGAATGAGGAGCTGGGCCGCAAGCTCCGAACGCAGATCAAGCAAATTGCCCAGCTGACTGgcgagagaga CCTTCTGCATCAACTATTAGAGAGGCTGCAAGAGGACAACCGGCGGCTGAAGAACGAAGTCAACGAGAAGCGCGTTGTATGTGAgcgcatcaag GCTCTCCACAACAATGATCTGGAGCCACGGGCTGCACTGCAACAACTCTGGCACATACTCCTGTTGTGA
- the PMFBP1 gene encoding polyamine-modulated factor 1-binding protein 1 isoform X5, with protein sequence MMGFYLCIQVIFSQVGGGDAKSPSKAALPEQWWGVRVAVQQLQHEKGDLSWTHGQPQALEMLFQECQALQAQLRQSKALTQEPEREGALQAERHRHPWEQLRQAAASVHMLENSRDLYKKKYRAALGRVGELESQVLRLQEEVVNLWSSGQAEVSLGQLSAREMGWAMQLTGQQEQTIRELQGQLAASHRKLLQQKEALAALRREFASYKSTHSCSNTKHRKQRLSQAMLRQKLQQAEEEGLQQQAEAYQALVQELKLQLAREAEQNSSTLKDLARLELAVQSLCQEPAPEQSRQLQHHTCPAQGLQEQSHPVLGAQKEWEPDKLLQRANCSLFWDQAHPLNAASREASWPGGAPVLQPRRPESPEQPRRAALEMAQDQAVERDLELQRLGDVGCPPEFLLGRGCLAGAELEHERSLPWAEVGQAGRGRAFGLGGVTHCFLLSFLGGASGRERLKALREKLSRSKQPPLQAASMQELEMLRQQLQETERRGRALQASVAEQTAERRSLQEQLTKQTAVLGLLQGHFRQARLQLKHQATAIESLRVSLEASHAGHRWLHQESELVVADLCQWVKEQKQMNEELGRKLRTQIKQIAQLTGERDLLHQLLERLQEDNRRLKNEVNEKRVVCERIKALHNNDLEPRAALQQLWHILLL encoded by the exons ATGATGGGCTTCTACCTGTGCATTCAGGTGATTTTCAGCCAGGTGGGAGGTGGTGATGCCAAG AGTCCAAGCAAGGCTGCCctcccagagcagtggtggggcGTCCGGGTAGCCGTGCAGCAGCTGCAGCACGAGAAGGGTGACCTGAGCTGGACGCACGGACAGCCTCAGGCCCTGGAGATGCTGTTCCAGGAGTGCCAGGCTCTCCAGGCCCAG CTCCGACAGTCTAAGGCATTGACCCAGGAGCCAGAAAGGGAGGGCGCTCTTCAAGCTGAGCGGCACCGGCACCCGTGGGAGCAGTTGAGGCAAGCAGCGGCTTCTGTCCATATGCTGGAAAACAGCCGGGATCTCTATAAGAAGAAGTACCGAGCTGCTCTGGGCCGAGTTGGTGAGCTAGAGAGCCAGGTGCTTCGTCTGCAAGAAGAGGTGGTCAATCTTTGGAGCAGCGGCCAAGCAGAGGTCAGCCTTGGGCAGCTGAGTGCTCGGGAGATGGGCTGGGCTATGCAGCTCACAGGCCAGCAAGAGCAGACCATCCGGGAGCTGCAGGGACAATTGGCAGCCAGCCACAGGAAG TTGCTGCAGCAAAAGGAAGCCCTGGCCGCCCTGCGCCGAGAGTTTGCATCCTACAAGTCGACTCACAGCTGCTCCAACACAAAGCACAGGAAACAGAGGCTCAGCCAGGCGATGCTCCGTCAG AAGCTCCAGCAGGCGGAAGAGGAGGGTTTGCAGCAGCAGGCGGAGGCCTACCAGGCCCTTGTGCAGGAACTGAAGCTGCAGCTGGCAAGGGAGGCCGAGCAGAACAGCAGCACCTTGAAAG ATCTGGCTCGCCTGGAactggctgtgcagagcctgtgcCAGGAGCCAGCGCCAGAGCAGAGTCGGCAGCTGCAGCACCACACCTGCCCAGCGCAGGGCCTGCAGGAACAAAGCCACCCTGTGCTGGGTGCACAGAAGGAATGG GAACCAGACAAGCTCCTTCAAAGGGCTAATTGCAGCCTCTTCTGGGACCAGGCCCATCCCTTGAATGCTGCCTCACGGGAGGCCTCTTGGCCTGGTGGGGCTCCAGTGCTGCAGCCGAGGAGGCCCGAGAGCCCGGAACAGCCCAGGAGGGCGG CACTGGAGATGGCCCAGGACCAGGCGGTGGAGAGGGACCTGGAGCTTCAGCGCCTTGGGGATGTTGGCTGCCCGCCGGAGTTTCTCCTTGGAAGAGGCTGCCTAGCTGGAGCAGAGCTGGAGCACGAAAGGTCTCTTCCCTGGGCTGAAGTAGGCCAGGCTGGGAGGGGACGTGCCTTTGGGCTGGGGGGGGTGACTCACTGCTTTCTTCTTAGCTTCTTGGGAGGAGCCTCTGGCAGAGAACGGCTGAAGGCGCTGAGGGAGAAGCTGAGCAGGTCCAAGCAGCCGCCTTTGCAGGCAGCATCCATGCAGGAGTTGGAGATGCTGCGGCAGCAG TTACAGGAGACCGAGAGGCGAGGGCGGGCCCTGCAGGCCTCCGTGGCGGAGCAGACGGCAGAGCGCCGTTCTCTGCAAGAGCAGCTGACCAAGCAGACGGCTGTGCTGGGGCTGCTGCAGGGACACTTCAGGCAGGCCCGGCTGCAGCTGAAGCACCAGGCAACCGCT ATAGAATCCTTACGAGTCTCCCTGGAGGCATCCCACGCCGGCCATCGCTGGCTGCACCAGGAGAGCGAACTGGTGGTGGCCGATCTTTGCCAGTGGGTGAAGGAGCAAAA GCAGATGAATGAGGAGCTGGGCCGCAAGCTCCGAACGCAGATCAAGCAAATTGCCCAGCTGACTGgcgagagaga CCTTCTGCATCAACTATTAGAGAGGCTGCAAGAGGACAACCGGCGGCTGAAGAACGAAGTCAACGAGAAGCGCGTTGTATGTGAgcgcatcaag GCTCTCCACAACAATGATCTGGAGCCACGGGCTGCACTGCAACAACTCTGGCACATACTCCTGTTGTGA
- the PMFBP1 gene encoding polyamine-modulated factor 1-binding protein 1 isoform X3, whose protein sequence is MQMERAHLMGQEQVKLHGDSVEGQSVWSGFQDTWLQSPSKAALPEQWWGVRVAVQQLQHEKGDLSWTHGQPQALEMLFQECQALQAQLRQSKALTQEPEREGALQAERHRHPWEQLRQAAASVHMLENSRDLYKKKYRAALGRVGELESQVLRLQEEVVNLWSSGQAEVSLGQLSAREMGWAMQLTGQQEQTIRELQGQLAASHRKLLQQKEALAALRREFASYKSTHSCSNTKHRKQRLSQAMLRQKLQQAEEEGLQQQAEAYQALVQELKLQLAREAEQNSSTLKDLARLELAVQSLCQEPAPEQSRQLQHHTCPAQGLQEQSHPVLGAQKEWEPDKLLQRANCSLFWDQAHPLNAASREASWPGGAPVLQPRRPESPEQPRRAALEMAQDQAVERDLELQRLGDVGCPPEFLLGRGCLAGAELEHERSLPWAEVGQAGRGRAFGLGGVTHCFLLSFLGGASGRERLKALREKLSRSKQPPLQAASMQELEMLRQQLQETERRGRALQASVAEQTAERRSLQEQLTKQTAVLGLLQGHFRQARLQLKHQATAIESLRVSLEASHAGHRWLHQESELVVADLCQWVKEQKQMNEELGRKLRTQIKQIAQLTGERDLLHQLLERLQEDNRRLKNEVNEKRVVCERIKALHNNDLEPRAALQQLWHILLL, encoded by the exons ATGCAGATGGAAAGGGCTCATCTGATGGGACAGGAGCAAGTCAAACTGCATGGGGATTCGGTGGAAGGGCAGAGCGTGTGGTCAGGGTTCCAAGACACCTGGCTGCAG AGTCCAAGCAAGGCTGCCctcccagagcagtggtggggcGTCCGGGTAGCCGTGCAGCAGCTGCAGCACGAGAAGGGTGACCTGAGCTGGACGCACGGACAGCCTCAGGCCCTGGAGATGCTGTTCCAGGAGTGCCAGGCTCTCCAGGCCCAG CTCCGACAGTCTAAGGCATTGACCCAGGAGCCAGAAAGGGAGGGCGCTCTTCAAGCTGAGCGGCACCGGCACCCGTGGGAGCAGTTGAGGCAAGCAGCGGCTTCTGTCCATATGCTGGAAAACAGCCGGGATCTCTATAAGAAGAAGTACCGAGCTGCTCTGGGCCGAGTTGGTGAGCTAGAGAGCCAGGTGCTTCGTCTGCAAGAAGAGGTGGTCAATCTTTGGAGCAGCGGCCAAGCAGAGGTCAGCCTTGGGCAGCTGAGTGCTCGGGAGATGGGCTGGGCTATGCAGCTCACAGGCCAGCAAGAGCAGACCATCCGGGAGCTGCAGGGACAATTGGCAGCCAGCCACAGGAAG TTGCTGCAGCAAAAGGAAGCCCTGGCCGCCCTGCGCCGAGAGTTTGCATCCTACAAGTCGACTCACAGCTGCTCCAACACAAAGCACAGGAAACAGAGGCTCAGCCAGGCGATGCTCCGTCAG AAGCTCCAGCAGGCGGAAGAGGAGGGTTTGCAGCAGCAGGCGGAGGCCTACCAGGCCCTTGTGCAGGAACTGAAGCTGCAGCTGGCAAGGGAGGCCGAGCAGAACAGCAGCACCTTGAAAG ATCTGGCTCGCCTGGAactggctgtgcagagcctgtgcCAGGAGCCAGCGCCAGAGCAGAGTCGGCAGCTGCAGCACCACACCTGCCCAGCGCAGGGCCTGCAGGAACAAAGCCACCCTGTGCTGGGTGCACAGAAGGAATGG GAACCAGACAAGCTCCTTCAAAGGGCTAATTGCAGCCTCTTCTGGGACCAGGCCCATCCCTTGAATGCTGCCTCACGGGAGGCCTCTTGGCCTGGTGGGGCTCCAGTGCTGCAGCCGAGGAGGCCCGAGAGCCCGGAACAGCCCAGGAGGGCGG CACTGGAGATGGCCCAGGACCAGGCGGTGGAGAGGGACCTGGAGCTTCAGCGCCTTGGGGATGTTGGCTGCCCGCCGGAGTTTCTCCTTGGAAGAGGCTGCCTAGCTGGAGCAGAGCTGGAGCACGAAAGGTCTCTTCCCTGGGCTGAAGTAGGCCAGGCTGGGAGGGGACGTGCCTTTGGGCTGGGGGGGGTGACTCACTGCTTTCTTCTTAGCTTCTTGGGAGGAGCCTCTGGCAGAGAACGGCTGAAGGCGCTGAGGGAGAAGCTGAGCAGGTCCAAGCAGCCGCCTTTGCAGGCAGCATCCATGCAGGAGTTGGAGATGCTGCGGCAGCAG TTACAGGAGACCGAGAGGCGAGGGCGGGCCCTGCAGGCCTCCGTGGCGGAGCAGACGGCAGAGCGCCGTTCTCTGCAAGAGCAGCTGACCAAGCAGACGGCTGTGCTGGGGCTGCTGCAGGGACACTTCAGGCAGGCCCGGCTGCAGCTGAAGCACCAGGCAACCGCT ATAGAATCCTTACGAGTCTCCCTGGAGGCATCCCACGCCGGCCATCGCTGGCTGCACCAGGAGAGCGAACTGGTGGTGGCCGATCTTTGCCAGTGGGTGAAGGAGCAAAA GCAGATGAATGAGGAGCTGGGCCGCAAGCTCCGAACGCAGATCAAGCAAATTGCCCAGCTGACTGgcgagagaga CCTTCTGCATCAACTATTAGAGAGGCTGCAAGAGGACAACCGGCGGCTGAAGAACGAAGTCAACGAGAAGCGCGTTGTATGTGAgcgcatcaag GCTCTCCACAACAATGATCTGGAGCCACGGGCTGCACTGCAACAACTCTGGCACATACTCCTGTTGTGA